A window of the Dunckerocampus dactyliophorus isolate RoL2022-P2 chromosome 19, RoL_Ddac_1.1, whole genome shotgun sequence genome harbors these coding sequences:
- the LOC129172588 gene encoding NADH dehydrogenase [ubiquinone] 1 beta subcomplex subunit 1-like, with amino-acid sequence MVNFAAFAREHWMNLLVPMGFVIGWYLDKTQDQKLTAFRNKSALYSRELKPGEEVTWK; translated from the exons ATGGTCAACTTTGCAGCCTTTGCCCGTGAGCACTGGATGAACTTATTGGTGCCCATGGGTTTTGTCATCGGTTGGTACTTGGACAAAACACAGGACCAGAAGCTGACAGCTTTCCGGAACAAAAGCGCTTTATACAGCAG GGAGCTGAAGCCTGGCGAGGAGGTGACTTGGAAGTAG
- the riox1 gene encoding ribosomal oxygenase 1: MDRKHMSAFAFYRAIQLSEDLPPPAKKCSLQVTSKKKENGVAPANVNAANPALKVKKRKARKRAKSHAAGEKTTQSIADVKGLQVKESVKAGEEALNVLLDELARMNNSRDRASKLFQWLINPIPAKAFFRETWEKKPILVQRKNTDYYKGLFSTEEFDRILRQEDVQYGVNLDVTSYTNGKRETHNPPGRALPFTVWDFYENGCSLRMLNPQAFSSPVWNVLSILQEYFGSMAGANVYLTPPGTQGFAPHYDDIEAFVIQLEGKKHWRVYNPRSEDEVLPVLSSPNFDQAEIGKPILEVVLEAGDLLYFPRGFIHQGNCLPDAHSLHVTVSSYQKNSWGDLLQKLVPAALEVAMEEDVEFRQGLPLDYLSYMGVQNSDKDDPRRTKFFSKIDILISKLKSFAPVDAAVDLKARDFLHDCLPPKLTTEELACSVHGAPARWEHGRVMDAGAHFTSQTRIRLIRAGCARLCSDGDAVRLYYTTDNCRVYHKEEMKSFEIKLDHTDAVEFLIHSYPKFVSVGHVPCDSSQDKISLAELLFEKGIIQTARPL; encoded by the exons ATGGATCGCAAACACATGTCAGCTTTTGCCTTCTATCGAGCTATCCAACTATCGGAAGACTTGCCACCCCCCGCTAAGAAATGTTCATTACAG GTGACCTCCAAGAAAAAGGAGAATGGGGTTGCACCTGCTAATGTTAACGCTGCTAATCCTGCGCTGAAGGTGAAAAAGAGGAAAGCACGGAAGAGAGCCAAAAGTCATGCAgcaggggaaaaaacaacacagagtATCGCTGAT GTGAAGGGGTTGCAGGTGAAGGAGAGTGTAAAAGCAGGAGAGGAGGCCTTAAATGTGTTACTGGATGAGCTGGCGAGAATGAACAACAGCAGGGATCGTGCCAGCAAGCTTTTCCAGTGGCTGATCAACCCCATTCCCGCCAAGGCTTTCTTCAG AGAAACATGGGAAAAGAAACCCATTCTTGTTCAGCGTAAAAACACAGATTACTACAAGGGATTATTCTCGACAGAAGAGTTTGATCGCATTCTTAGACAG GAGGATGTTCAGTATGGAGTCAATCTAGATGTCACAAGCTACACCAACGGCAAGAGGGAAACACACAACCCACCTGGGAGAGCTCTGCCATTCACTGTGTGGGACTTCTATGAG AATGGCTGTTCCCTGCGTATGCTGAATCCTCAGGCTTTCTCCTCCCCCGTCTGGAATGTGCTGTCCATCCTGCAGGAATATTTTGGCAGCATGGCAGGAGCCAACGT GTACCTGACACCGCCTGGAACGCAAGGATTCGCGCCACATTATGACGACATTGAGGCGTTTGTGATTCAGCTGGAGGGAAAGAAGCACTGGAGGGTGTACAACCCAAG GTCAGAAGATGAGGTCTTGCCTGTGCTTTCAAGCC CAAACTTTGACCAGGCAGAGATCGGGAAACCCATTCTGGAAGTGGTGCTGGAGGCAGGAGATCTGCTCTACTTTCCTCGAGGATTCATCCACCAGGGCAACTGCCTGCCAGACGCACACTCCCTGCATGTCACGGTTTCTTCCTACCAGAAGAACAGCTGGGGAGATTTACTGcagaag CTCGTCCCGGCTGCACTTGAAGTAGCCATGGAAGAGGATGTGGAGTTCAGACAGGGTTTACCCTTGGATTACCTTTCATACATGGGGGTGCAAAATTCCGACAAG GATGATCCACGGAGGACCAAATTCTTCTCCAAGATCGATATTCTGATAAGCAAGCTGAAAAGTTTTGCTCCAGTAGATGCGGCTGTGGACCTCAAAGCCAGAGACTTCCTGCACGACTGCCTGCCTCCAAAGCTCACCACAG AGGAACTTGCCTGCAGTGTGCATGGAGCACCTGCTAGGTGGGAGCACGGGAGAGTCATGGATGCGGGTGCACATTTCACAAGCCAGACCCGGATTCGGCTCATTCGTGCAGGGTGTGCGAG GCTGTGCAGTGATGGAGATGCTGTCCGTCTTTACTACACGACGGACAACTGCAGAGTTTATCACAAAGAGGAGATGAAAAGTTTTGAAATAAAACTCGAC CACACAGATGCCGTAGAGTTCCTGATCCATTCTTATCCCAAATTTGTGAGTGTAGGACATGTCCCATGTGATTCGTCACAGGacaag ATTTCTTTGGCAGAGCTGCTTTTTGAGAAGGGGATTATTCAGACTGCAAGACCTCTGTAG
- the ism2b gene encoding isthmin-2 isoform X1, with protein MRQEVSRRLQMQLVMCSILLFSLGTGFPSRHRNAAHKGHGHPVQSVGTQYDPDDLERQNQVQSMPEPHSHQRRWSHPQHHSVGVLPQPEPEEETKPFILDLKNFPDLANGDVNSQNPNIQVTIEVVDDPQMEVEMDLAKDNEWIPASSSSPSSSVDWLGGKKLFWPLFWSYTDSSEDSSSRSTAEETGEEEEEDYSLDYGSEESLLSGVGGDWDSHWNEGWDPIQTYYEKDTDEWTPWSPCSVTCGPGERKRTKSCGYSCTLTEASKCDLEPCPGEVNTVVEPFPFEMENGTEPFGTDVDSCEKWLNCKSDFLQRYLHQVFLELPSCPCSFPSEVAYTVVSVYDDTHGRTFRWRDASGPKERLDIYKPSARGCIRSALSGDSSTLAAQHCCYDDRGRLITRGKGAGMPNLISTEFSPELHFKVDVLPWILCRGDWSRFHAVRPPNNGLSCPQNPHEDVFMNELEEAREY; from the exons atgcgtCAGGAGGTGTCGAGGAGGCTTCAGATGCAGCTGGTGATGTGCTCCATACTTCTTTTTAGCTTGGGGACAGGATTTCCAAGCAGGCACAGGAATGCTGCTCACAAG GGTCACGGCCACCCAGTTCAGAGCGTTGGGACCCAGTATGACCCTGATGACTTGGAAAGGCAGAACCAGGTGCAAAGTATGCCGGAACCCCACAGCCACCAGAGACGGTGGTCCCACCCTCAGCACCACTCTGTGGGAGTGCTTCCTCAGCCAGAACCTGAGGAGGAGACAAAACCCTTTATCCTGGATTTGAAGAACTTCCCAGACCTGGCGAATGGCGACGTGAACTCTCAAAACCCCAATATACAG GTCACAATTGAGGTTGTGGATGACCCTCAGATGGAGGTAGAGATGGACCTGGCCAAGGACAATGAGTGGATACCAGCGtcttcctcctctccttcctcctcaGTAGATTGGCTCGGAGGAAAGAAGCTTTTCTGGCCACTTTTCTGGAGTTACACCGATTCAAGCGAAGACAGCAGTAGCCGATCAACCGCGGAGGAAACcggtgaagaagaggaggaagattaTTCGCTGGATTACGGCAGCGAGGAGTCCTTACTCAGCGGAGTGGGCGGGGATTGGGACAGTCACTGGAACGAAGGCTGGGATCCAATACAGACCTACTATG AGAAGGACACCGACGAGTGGACTCCTTGGTCTCCCTGTTCAGTCACATGTGGACCCGGCGAGAGGAAGAGGACCAAGTCTTGCGGCTACTCGTGCACTCTGACGGAAGCCTCAAAGTGTGACCTGGAGCCTTGTCCTG GTGAAGTCAACACAGTGGTTGAGCCTTTTCCGTTTGAGATGGAGAATGGCACTGAACCATTTGGAACGG ATGTGGACAGCTGTGAAAAGTGGCTCAACTGCAAGAGCGATTTCCTGCAGCGATACCTCCACCAGGTGTTCCTGGAGCTGCCCAGCTGCCCCTGTTCCTTCCCCTCCGAGGTGGCGTACACCGTGGTCAGCGTCTACGACGACACTCACGGACGTACCTTCCGATGGCGTGACGCCAGCGGGCCGAAGGAGCGCCTCGACATCTACAAGCCGTCGGCCCGCGGCTGCATCCGCTCGGCGCTGTCCGGCGACTCTTCTACGCTGGCGGCGCAGCACTGCTGCTACGACGACCGCGGGCGGCTCATCACTCGGGGGAAAGGCGCCGGCATGCCCAACCTGATCAGCACCGAGTTCTCGCCCGAGCTGCACTTCAAAGTGGACGTGCTGCCCTGGATCCTGTGCAGGGGAGACTGGAGCCGCTTCCACGCCGTGCGACCGCCCAATAACGGCCTGAGCTGTCCACAGAACCCCCATGAGGACGTGTTCATGAACGAACTGGAGGAGGCCAGGGAGTACTGA
- the ism2b gene encoding isthmin-2 isoform X2, translating to MTHLQKGHGHPVQSVGTQYDPDDLERQNQVQSMPEPHSHQRRWSHPQHHSVGVLPQPEPEEETKPFILDLKNFPDLANGDVNSQNPNIQVTIEVVDDPQMEVEMDLAKDNEWIPASSSSPSSSVDWLGGKKLFWPLFWSYTDSSEDSSSRSTAEETGEEEEEDYSLDYGSEESLLSGVGGDWDSHWNEGWDPIQTYYEKDTDEWTPWSPCSVTCGPGERKRTKSCGYSCTLTEASKCDLEPCPGEVNTVVEPFPFEMENGTEPFGTDVDSCEKWLNCKSDFLQRYLHQVFLELPSCPCSFPSEVAYTVVSVYDDTHGRTFRWRDASGPKERLDIYKPSARGCIRSALSGDSSTLAAQHCCYDDRGRLITRGKGAGMPNLISTEFSPELHFKVDVLPWILCRGDWSRFHAVRPPNNGLSCPQNPHEDVFMNELEEAREY from the exons ATGacgcatttgcaaaaa GGTCACGGCCACCCAGTTCAGAGCGTTGGGACCCAGTATGACCCTGATGACTTGGAAAGGCAGAACCAGGTGCAAAGTATGCCGGAACCCCACAGCCACCAGAGACGGTGGTCCCACCCTCAGCACCACTCTGTGGGAGTGCTTCCTCAGCCAGAACCTGAGGAGGAGACAAAACCCTTTATCCTGGATTTGAAGAACTTCCCAGACCTGGCGAATGGCGACGTGAACTCTCAAAACCCCAATATACAG GTCACAATTGAGGTTGTGGATGACCCTCAGATGGAGGTAGAGATGGACCTGGCCAAGGACAATGAGTGGATACCAGCGtcttcctcctctccttcctcctcaGTAGATTGGCTCGGAGGAAAGAAGCTTTTCTGGCCACTTTTCTGGAGTTACACCGATTCAAGCGAAGACAGCAGTAGCCGATCAACCGCGGAGGAAACcggtgaagaagaggaggaagattaTTCGCTGGATTACGGCAGCGAGGAGTCCTTACTCAGCGGAGTGGGCGGGGATTGGGACAGTCACTGGAACGAAGGCTGGGATCCAATACAGACCTACTATG AGAAGGACACCGACGAGTGGACTCCTTGGTCTCCCTGTTCAGTCACATGTGGACCCGGCGAGAGGAAGAGGACCAAGTCTTGCGGCTACTCGTGCACTCTGACGGAAGCCTCAAAGTGTGACCTGGAGCCTTGTCCTG GTGAAGTCAACACAGTGGTTGAGCCTTTTCCGTTTGAGATGGAGAATGGCACTGAACCATTTGGAACGG ATGTGGACAGCTGTGAAAAGTGGCTCAACTGCAAGAGCGATTTCCTGCAGCGATACCTCCACCAGGTGTTCCTGGAGCTGCCCAGCTGCCCCTGTTCCTTCCCCTCCGAGGTGGCGTACACCGTGGTCAGCGTCTACGACGACACTCACGGACGTACCTTCCGATGGCGTGACGCCAGCGGGCCGAAGGAGCGCCTCGACATCTACAAGCCGTCGGCCCGCGGCTGCATCCGCTCGGCGCTGTCCGGCGACTCTTCTACGCTGGCGGCGCAGCACTGCTGCTACGACGACCGCGGGCGGCTCATCACTCGGGGGAAAGGCGCCGGCATGCCCAACCTGATCAGCACCGAGTTCTCGCCCGAGCTGCACTTCAAAGTGGACGTGCTGCCCTGGATCCTGTGCAGGGGAGACTGGAGCCGCTTCCACGCCGTGCGACCGCCCAATAACGGCCTGAGCTGTCCACAGAACCCCCATGAGGACGTGTTCATGAACGAACTGGAGGAGGCCAGGGAGTACTGA